The Enterococcus sp. 7F3_DIV0205 genome has a window encoding:
- a CDS encoding lectin like domain-containing protein yields the protein MISKKKNKWCVGVLAVFSFCSFGLSKQAIAESYPAAFDPRQMGTVTPVKQQVGNFCWAYAAVTATEQNYVNKTGIQADLSGDYYARLLEENGYSGADMVFERAMGWQGPVLEKDFSSDGPGSHSKEELEKVPAAVHVQGFTTLPALTNFQTNTADEITNRINKIKSAIYNHGNVTSSRNGLQSYRTDHDSQNVLVQNAVDYPDHVVTIVGWDDSFSKNKFTYKPARDGAFIAKNTWGTNWGQKGYYYISYEDAYLRNQELYFVNSVESPDNYKAKYGEGVINGGRRIETKSSKTFGHVFDAPKEAEKIDAISIRTAVENVPYEIYVNPNGVPTKGLEGFTKVAVGTKADIGAATIKLEQSIPITSKEKFSVVIKLTKPSNLDKMPIPAELGAIGREIFRGHSLDENNNWKKESDTNYLFNVYTNSNEPVNLGRIKDVFPAPNFAAEIAKQLGKSIHDSLTQEEADKIKSIVLSGYHNQEVDNAQGIEYLSNLEYLQFQDGKLSTLDLSKNKKLNWLEVSGSLITTLDLKNNPELRWIDATGSKLTSIDITNCTKLESLQLGTNKLKTIDLSRNPKLSFLSIYRNQLESIDVSKNPELNHLYLGLNELAAIDVTKNPKLYYLRVDSNSKIAKIDLSNNPSLLELGAGKTSVRNIDTSKLPNLKYLELVGNQLKEIDITKNPKLENLYISKNQLTAINLKNNPAIRFLSIGENQLKALDLSVNLQLISLDVRNNQLSVLDLSKNLKLKEGTYQTDNNPGIKVTPPKV from the coding sequence ATGATTAGTAAAAAGAAAAATAAATGGTGTGTTGGTGTGTTAGCGGTATTTTCATTCTGTAGTTTTGGTTTATCAAAGCAAGCGATAGCAGAAAGTTATCCAGCTGCTTTTGATCCGAGGCAAATGGGAACTGTGACACCTGTAAAACAACAAGTAGGTAATTTTTGTTGGGCGTATGCGGCAGTGACGGCAACTGAACAAAATTATGTAAATAAAACTGGTATTCAAGCGGATCTATCCGGAGATTACTATGCACGTCTTTTAGAGGAGAATGGATATTCAGGTGCAGATATGGTTTTTGAAAGAGCGATGGGCTGGCAAGGACCAGTCTTAGAAAAAGATTTTTCTAGTGACGGACCAGGCTCTCATTCAAAAGAAGAACTGGAAAAAGTTCCAGCAGCGGTTCATGTTCAAGGATTTACAACATTACCTGCATTGACAAATTTCCAAACGAATACGGCAGATGAAATTACCAATCGAATCAATAAAATTAAGAGCGCAATTTATAACCATGGTAATGTTACTTCCTCTAGAAATGGTCTACAATCTTATCGGACTGACCATGATTCACAAAATGTATTGGTGCAAAACGCAGTTGATTACCCTGACCACGTGGTCACTATTGTTGGTTGGGATGATTCTTTTTCGAAAAATAAATTCACATATAAACCTGCTAGAGATGGCGCCTTTATTGCAAAAAATACGTGGGGAACGAATTGGGGACAAAAGGGGTACTATTATATCTCTTATGAAGATGCTTACCTTCGTAATCAAGAGCTATATTTTGTTAATTCTGTCGAAAGCCCTGACAATTACAAAGCAAAATATGGTGAAGGAGTTATAAATGGAGGAAGGCGCATAGAGACAAAGAGCAGCAAAACATTCGGTCATGTATTTGATGCACCAAAAGAAGCAGAAAAAATTGATGCAATCAGTATTCGGACAGCCGTTGAAAATGTTCCTTATGAGATATATGTTAATCCAAATGGTGTACCAACAAAAGGATTAGAAGGGTTTACCAAAGTGGCAGTTGGAACCAAAGCCGACATTGGTGCAGCAACAATCAAACTAGAGCAATCAATTCCAATTACATCGAAAGAGAAGTTTTCTGTCGTAATTAAGCTTACTAAACCAAGTAATTTGGATAAAATGCCTATTCCAGCAGAACTGGGTGCAATAGGCAGAGAAATATTTAGAGGCCACTCTTTAGATGAAAATAACAATTGGAAAAAAGAGAGTGATACAAATTACCTATTTAATGTTTATACGAACAGCAATGAGCCTGTTAACCTAGGACGTATTAAAGACGTATTCCCAGCACCAAATTTTGCTGCTGAGATTGCTAAACAACTAGGTAAATCGATACATGATTCGCTGACACAAGAAGAAGCAGATAAAATAAAATCTATTGTGTTAAGCGGATATCACAATCAGGAAGTAGATAATGCTCAAGGTATTGAGTATTTGTCTAATTTAGAGTATCTACAATTTCAAGATGGAAAACTTTCAACATTAGACCTTAGTAAAAATAAAAAGCTTAACTGGCTTGAAGTTTCGGGATCGTTAATAACAACTCTTGATTTAAAGAATAATCCAGAATTGAGATGGATTGACGCTACAGGAAGCAAACTAACTTCAATTGATATAACTAATTGTACTAAATTAGAGTCGCTGCAATTAGGCACGAATAAATTAAAGACAATTGATCTTAGCCGAAATCCTAAACTAAGTTTTTTAAGTATCTATCGTAATCAATTAGAATCAATCGATGTCAGTAAAAATCCAGAATTGAATCATCTATATTTAGGATTAAATGAGTTGGCTGCAATTGATGTGACCAAAAATCCCAAATTGTACTATTTAAGGGTAGACTCCAATTCTAAAATTGCAAAAATCGATCTCTCAAACAATCCATCCTTATTAGAGCTAGGTGCGGGTAAAACAAGTGTGAGAAACATCGATACGTCAAAACTTCCTAACTTAAAATATTTAGAACTTGTTGGAAATCAGTTAAAAGAGATTGATATTACCAAGAATCCGAAACTTGAGAATCTATATATTTCTAAAAATCAACTAACAGCTATTAACTTAAAAAATAATCCAGCGATTCGCTTTTTAAGCATCGGGGAGAATCAGCTAAAAGCTCTTGATTTAAGCGTAAACTTACAGTTGATTTCTCTAGATGTTCGGAATAATCAATTATCAGTACTAGATTTAAGCAAAAATCTAAAACTTAAGGAAGGAACCTATCAGACTGACAACAATCCAGGAATAAAGGTAACGCCACCAAAGGTTTAA
- a CDS encoding ABC transporter ATP-binding protein: protein MELILKADHISYEIENKQIINSIELEIEQGSHLTITGPSGGGKSTFLKLLASLLTITKGKIYFKGDDIATLTPENYRMQVSYCFQQPSLFGETVRDNFIFPYEIRKKDFQESHVLELLEEVKLPESYLDKKITELSGGEKQRIALIRNVIFLPEVLLLDEVTAGLDEESKQIVNQWLLKLNQEQNVTLIRVTHDAEEIAQSTIIKKIVAGRLEEEK from the coding sequence TTGGAACTAATTCTAAAGGCGGATCATATCTCTTATGAAATCGAAAATAAACAAATTATCAACAGTATTGAATTGGAAATCGAACAAGGCAGTCACCTGACGATCACTGGCCCATCTGGTGGGGGGAAAAGTACTTTTTTGAAGCTGCTTGCTTCGTTATTAACGATAACAAAAGGAAAAATTTATTTTAAAGGTGACGATATCGCAACACTAACACCTGAAAATTACCGTATGCAAGTCTCATACTGTTTTCAACAACCTTCTTTATTCGGTGAAACCGTACGGGATAATTTCATATTCCCATATGAAATACGCAAAAAGGACTTTCAAGAAAGCCACGTACTAGAGTTGCTAGAAGAAGTAAAACTACCTGAAAGCTATCTCGACAAAAAAATCACCGAATTGTCTGGCGGAGAAAAGCAGCGTATTGCGTTGATTCGTAATGTGATATTTCTACCAGAAGTTCTGCTTTTAGACGAGGTTACCGCTGGTTTAGATGAAGAGAGTAAACAAATCGTCAATCAATGGCTATTGAAGTTGAATCAAGAACAAAATGTGACCTTGATTCGTGTGACTCATGACGCAGAAGAAATTGCGCAATCAACAATCATTAAAAAAATCGTAGCAGGAAGATTGGAGGAGGAAAAATGA
- a CDS encoding ABC transporter permease — MNLAVNDLSLLFAGMLVIVALLISYKEKLGFTKDIVISVCRAIIQLVLVGYLLKYVFQVDNALLTVVMAGVIIINAALNAGKRSNHLKNSFLISLLAIFCSTGVTIGVLVLSGAIRFIPSQIIPISGMIASNSMIAIGLCYRNMDSLFHDQRQAVLEKLALGADIKLASRSIVRASIRTGMAPTIDSAKTVGIVSLPGMMSGLIFAGVDPVHAIKYQIMVTFMLLSATSIGSVIATYLAYKQYYNERKQLII; from the coding sequence ATGAACTTAGCCGTGAATGATCTTTCATTATTATTTGCTGGAATGTTGGTCATTGTTGCCTTACTAATCAGCTATAAAGAAAAACTAGGGTTTACGAAGGATATTGTTATTAGTGTGTGTCGCGCAATCATTCAATTAGTTTTAGTTGGGTATCTGCTGAAGTATGTATTTCAAGTAGATAATGCACTTTTGACGGTCGTGATGGCAGGGGTCATCATCATTAATGCCGCATTGAATGCGGGAAAACGTAGTAATCATCTTAAAAATAGTTTTTTGATTTCTTTGTTAGCGATCTTTTGCAGTACAGGAGTGACGATTGGTGTCCTGGTTTTATCCGGTGCGATTCGTTTTATTCCTTCACAAATTATTCCAATTAGTGGGATGATCGCAAGCAATTCCATGATTGCGATTGGGCTATGTTATCGGAATATGGATAGCTTGTTTCATGACCAACGACAAGCGGTTCTTGAAAAACTTGCTTTAGGTGCAGATATCAAACTAGCCTCACGTTCAATCGTCAGAGCGAGCATTCGAACAGGGATGGCGCCGACAATCGATTCTGCGAAAACGGTTGGTATTGTTAGTTTGCCAGGGATGATGTCAGGGTTGATTTTTGCTGGTGTGGATCCTGTTCATGCGATAAAGTATCAAATCATGGTGACTTTTATGCTGCTTTCTGCAACAAGCATTGGTTCGGTCATTGCGACTTATTTAGCGTATAAACAGTATTATAATGAAAGAAAACAATTGATTATTTAG
- a CDS encoding glycoside hydrolase family 1 protein, with amino-acid sequence MQRTFKEDFWWGAATSGPQSEGRFNKKHANMFDYWYEIEPTDFYDQVGPDVTSNFYNSFKEDITLMKEIGLNSVRTSIQWSRLMDDLELGTVNEDAVRFYNEVIDTFLEAGIRPVMNLHHFDLPVELYHKYGGWESKHVVELYVKFAEKCFELFGDRVKDWFTHNEPIVVVEGEYLHQFHYPKIVDGKKAVQVAYNLNLASAKAIQAFRKLGLQNDGGRIGIILNLTPTYPASDSPEDLAAANIAELFNNRMFLDTAVHGEFPQELVDLFIKDGVLWESTSEELAVIKENTIDVLGVNFYHPNRVKAPDIAPNSVGEWLPNRYFDEYNMPGRRMNIDRGWEIYPKALYDIAINIRDNYNNIPWFVSENGMGISGEERFMNEDGVVEDDYRIDFIREHLEWVHQGIEEGSNCFGYHLWTPIDCWSWANAYKNRYGFISTNIHTQIKTIKKSGHWFKTVAQTNTVTDK; translated from the coding sequence ATGCAAAGAACATTTAAAGAAGATTTTTGGTGGGGAGCTGCAACATCAGGTCCACAAAGTGAAGGACGTTTTAATAAAAAACATGCGAATATGTTTGATTATTGGTATGAGATCGAGCCAACTGACTTTTACGATCAAGTGGGTCCAGATGTAACCTCAAATTTTTACAATAGTTTCAAAGAAGATATTACTTTGATGAAAGAAATTGGCTTAAATAGCGTTCGTACCTCGATTCAATGGAGTCGTTTGATGGATGATTTGGAGCTTGGAACGGTTAATGAAGATGCAGTTCGTTTTTACAACGAGGTAATTGATACGTTTTTAGAAGCTGGAATTCGTCCTGTGATGAATTTACATCATTTTGACTTGCCTGTTGAGCTGTATCATAAATATGGTGGTTGGGAATCCAAACATGTGGTGGAATTGTATGTGAAATTTGCTGAAAAATGTTTTGAATTATTTGGTGATCGGGTGAAAGACTGGTTTACACATAATGAACCCATCGTAGTTGTTGAAGGTGAATATTTACACCAGTTCCATTATCCAAAAATAGTGGATGGTAAAAAAGCGGTGCAAGTAGCCTACAATCTAAATCTGGCATCAGCTAAAGCGATTCAAGCATTTAGAAAATTAGGACTCCAAAATGATGGTGGCAGAATCGGAATCATTTTAAACTTAACACCGACATATCCCGCTTCTGATAGTCCAGAAGATTTAGCGGCGGCAAATATTGCGGAATTATTTAACAATCGTATGTTTTTAGATACGGCTGTTCATGGTGAATTTCCACAAGAGTTAGTTGATTTATTTATCAAAGATGGTGTCCTTTGGGAAAGTACATCAGAAGAATTAGCGGTGATCAAAGAAAATACGATCGATGTTCTAGGTGTGAATTTCTATCATCCAAATCGTGTAAAAGCGCCAGATATTGCACCCAATAGTGTGGGCGAGTGGCTTCCAAATCGTTATTTTGACGAGTACAATATGCCGGGACGTCGTATGAATATTGACCGAGGTTGGGAAATATATCCTAAAGCATTGTATGATATTGCCATCAATATTCGTGATAATTACAATAATATTCCATGGTTTGTTTCTGAAAATGGAATGGGGATTTCTGGCGAGGAACGTTTTATGAACGAAGACGGAGTAGTTGAAGATGATTATCGGATTGATTTTATTCGAGAACATTTAGAATGGGTTCATCAAGGGATTGAAGAGGGTTCAAATTGTTTTGGCTACCATTTATGGACACCGATCGATTGTTGGTCATGGGCAAATGCATATAAGAACCGCTATGGCTTTATCTCTACAAATATCCATACACAAATCAAAACCATCAAGAAATCAGGGCATTGGTTTAAAACCGTCGCTCAAACAAATACAGTAACAGATAAATAA
- a CDS encoding GntR family transcriptional regulator codes for MKPKYEEIADTLRERIKNNIYKTDTLIPNQTDLVKEFNVSRMTVKKAIGILVMEGLLYSQRGSGTKVLNRSFWDKDTSPANEYDGLSKQMHDRHKELKSEVILFEVEFPSKEVQERLAISKEQPVYKIIRLRILENEPFILEHTYMPCDLVPGLTTDILKESIYTYIKEHLSLDFAGAYRNIQADKSDKYDQQYLNCKKDDPVLEVQQVVYSKNGRPIEFSCSRNRYDQRSYSILNVDYA; via the coding sequence ATGAAGCCAAAATATGAAGAAATCGCAGATACCTTGCGTGAACGAATAAAAAATAATATTTACAAAACAGATACCTTGATTCCTAACCAAACCGACTTAGTAAAAGAATTCAACGTAAGTCGAATGACTGTAAAAAAGGCAATCGGGATTTTAGTCATGGAAGGTCTTTTATACTCTCAACGAGGTTCTGGAACCAAAGTATTGAATCGGTCTTTTTGGGATAAAGATACTTCACCTGCCAATGAATATGATGGTCTTAGCAAACAAATGCATGACCGCCATAAAGAGTTAAAAAGTGAAGTCATTTTATTTGAAGTGGAATTCCCTTCAAAAGAAGTCCAAGAACGGTTAGCTATTTCTAAAGAACAGCCTGTTTATAAAATCATCCGTCTTAGAATTCTGGAGAATGAGCCTTTTATTTTGGAACATACTTACATGCCTTGTGATCTAGTACCTGGTTTAACAACGGATATTCTGAAAGAATCGATTTATACCTATATTAAGGAACACTTATCGCTTGATTTTGCAGGAGCGTATCGAAATATTCAAGCAGATAAATCTGATAAATACGATCAACAATATCTAAACTGTAAAAAAGATGATCCGGTTCTTGAAGTGCAGCAAGTCGTCTATTCAAAAAATGGACGTCCTATCGAGTTTTCTTGTAGTCGAAATCGCTACGATCAAAGAAGTTATTCTATTTTAAATGTTGACTATGCCTAG
- the celB gene encoding PTS cellobiose transporter subunit IIC — MNGFMDSLGEKIMPLANKLGQNRYLSVLRDAFMLSFPLTMFGSIIVVINNLPFFSDATKGTLSSLFGNGQNATMSIMAVFVTFGIGYYLSKSYDVEGIFGGAVSFASFLLLTPFMMTLEDGTEVSGVLSLDRLGAKGMFIGMIAAFLAGEIYCRVTKKGWQIKMPDGVPPAVAKSFAALIPAILTLSVFLFINAIVTGLFNTNLHDVIYEVIQKPLVGLGSSLPATLIALFFVQFLWFFGLHGQIIVNSVMDPIWNTLMLENLDAYKAGEKLPHIITKPFMETFTVGLGGSGMTLAVILIMAFIMKKKQYRDIGRLSLAPGIFNVNEPVIFGLPIVLNATILIPWLLAPLIVTVLNYLVMVAGIVPPPTGVSVPWTVPIFFSGMLATNSILGGILQLVDLILVGLIWYPFLRLLDKEKESAI; from the coding sequence ATGAATGGTTTTATGGATTCTCTTGGCGAAAAAATCATGCCGCTTGCAAATAAACTTGGGCAAAATCGCTATCTCTCTGTTCTCAGAGATGCGTTTATGTTATCTTTTCCATTAACTATGTTCGGATCGATCATCGTTGTGATCAACAACTTACCTTTTTTCAGTGATGCGACCAAAGGAACTTTATCCTCTTTGTTTGGTAATGGTCAAAATGCAACAATGAGTATTATGGCAGTCTTCGTTACGTTCGGTATCGGCTATTATTTATCTAAATCGTATGATGTTGAAGGTATCTTTGGCGGAGCAGTTTCATTTGCTAGTTTTCTACTTTTAACGCCTTTCATGATGACGCTTGAAGATGGTACAGAAGTTTCTGGTGTATTATCTTTAGATCGTTTAGGTGCTAAAGGGATGTTTATCGGGATGATCGCGGCTTTTCTTGCTGGTGAAATTTATTGTAGAGTAACCAAAAAGGGCTGGCAAATTAAAATGCCTGATGGTGTCCCACCTGCTGTTGCTAAGTCATTTGCTGCGTTGATTCCTGCTATTTTAACGTTATCTGTTTTCCTATTTATCAATGCGATTGTGACAGGTCTATTCAATACAAATCTGCATGATGTTATTTACGAAGTCATTCAAAAACCGTTAGTTGGTTTAGGTAGTAGTTTACCTGCAACATTGATTGCCTTATTCTTTGTTCAATTCCTGTGGTTCTTCGGTTTACATGGTCAAATCATCGTCAATTCCGTAATGGATCCTATTTGGAACACCTTAATGTTAGAAAACTTAGATGCTTATAAAGCAGGAGAAAAATTACCACACATCATTACAAAACCATTTATGGAAACCTTTACGGTAGGTCTTGGTGGCTCCGGTATGACACTTGCAGTTATTTTGATCATGGCATTTATCATGAAGAAAAAACAATACCGAGATATTGGACGTTTAAGCTTAGCTCCTGGAATTTTTAACGTAAATGAACCCGTGATTTTTGGTCTGCCGATCGTTTTGAATGCAACGATTTTGATTCCTTGGCTCTTAGCTCCACTGATCGTTACAGTGCTTAATTATCTTGTAATGGTAGCAGGCATTGTTCCACCTCCAACTGGGGTTTCCGTTCCATGGACTGTTCCGATTTTCTTTAGCGGCATGTTAGCAACAAATTCCATCTTAGGTGGTATTTTACAACTTGTCGATTTAATCCTTGTTGGTTTGATTTGGTACCCATTCTTACGCTTATTAGACAAAGAAAAAGAAAGTGCGATTTAA
- a CDS encoding TPM domain-containing protein, translating into MKFFRRGLLPSVLFFLVTLFVSFQTPAFAESLPASPDHFYLDQPGILDETTKNLVERKGELYKEKPEAPQVVLAVINSTDGDSIDSYAPDLFQKWSIGNQKENNGVLILYAVNDGERNVRIEVGYGLEDVITDSISGNILQQAKDDLKSSNPVSINKGLQYTFNAVTTLIDKHYDYPADKNALSNDEIEQVESEDSSDGEGFFSVFFVLLIILPFLFSKGGRGGRGGGPWYWGGGGFGGGSSSGGGSFGGGGGFSGGGGSSGGGGASI; encoded by the coding sequence ATGAAATTTTTTAGACGAGGTTTATTACCTAGCGTATTATTTTTCCTTGTCACCCTTTTCGTTAGCTTTCAAACACCAGCATTTGCTGAAAGCTTACCTGCTTCACCAGATCATTTTTATTTAGACCAACCAGGAATCTTGGATGAGACAACTAAAAATTTAGTTGAACGAAAAGGCGAGCTTTATAAAGAAAAACCAGAAGCTCCTCAAGTTGTTTTAGCTGTAATCAATTCGACTGATGGTGATAGTATTGATAGTTACGCACCCGATCTTTTTCAAAAATGGAGCATCGGAAATCAAAAAGAAAATAACGGTGTTTTGATTCTTTACGCAGTAAATGACGGTGAGCGGAATGTTCGGATCGAAGTTGGTTACGGCTTAGAAGATGTAATCACTGATAGTATTTCTGGAAATATTCTGCAACAGGCTAAGGATGATTTAAAATCAAGTAACCCTGTTTCAATCAATAAAGGTCTGCAGTATACATTTAATGCCGTAACGACCTTGATTGATAAACATTATGACTATCCTGCAGATAAAAATGCCTTGTCAAATGATGAAATAGAACAAGTTGAATCCGAAGACAGTTCAGATGGGGAAGGATTTTTCAGTGTTTTCTTTGTCCTTCTTATTATCTTACCGTTTCTATTCTCTAAAGGAGGACGTGGTGGTCGCGGCGGTGGTCCTTGGTATTGGGGCGGCGGCGGCTTTGGCGGCGGCTCTTCAAGCGGAGGCGGAAGCTTTGGTGGCGGTGGCGGCTTCTCTGGAGGAGGCGGTTCTTCCGGCGGCGGTGGCGCTAGTATTTAA
- a CDS encoding LemA family protein, with protein MKNNKTKFGLIAVIVIVLIGVFGISQYNGLAKKEQSVESQWSQVENVMQRRADLVPNLVNSVKGSMQQEQKVFGDIAKAREAYGSANNDSDKIKASQELDQSVGTLINVINENYPELKSNDNVQTLMTQLEGTENRISVERKRYNDVVKEYNEQVVSFPKNIFANMMGLGKKDYFKADPTASTVPSVNFDNSTSTSSGK; from the coding sequence ATGAAAAACAACAAAACAAAATTTGGCTTGATTGCTGTGATCGTCATTGTGTTAATAGGCGTTTTCGGAATCAGTCAATACAACGGATTAGCGAAGAAAGAACAATCAGTTGAGTCACAATGGAGCCAAGTAGAAAACGTGATGCAACGTAGAGCAGATCTGGTTCCTAACTTAGTCAACAGTGTTAAAGGTAGTATGCAACAAGAACAAAAAGTCTTTGGTGATATTGCTAAAGCCCGTGAAGCATACGGATCTGCAAACAATGATTCAGATAAAATCAAAGCAAGCCAAGAGTTGGATCAATCTGTAGGTACTTTGATCAATGTCATCAATGAAAATTATCCAGAACTAAAATCAAACGACAATGTACAAACGTTAATGACTCAATTAGAAGGAACAGAAAACCGCATTTCAGTTGAACGCAAACGTTACAATGATGTTGTTAAAGAATACAACGAACAAGTGGTTTCTTTCCCTAAAAACATCTTTGCAAATATGATGGGTCTAGGTAAGAAGGATTACTTTAAAGCTGATCCAACAGCTAGCACTGTACCTTCTGTGAATTTTGATAATTCTACTAGCACATCTAGTGGGAAGTGA
- a CDS encoding BglG family transcription antiterminator, which produces MIDYRMSYLINKPHGVGYTIQEIEEITGMPAETIIDQLGKLNEQLQKFSYEQVYWKKDKIYFSKRVSEKWLELHFGKLETEIFYSEYERQALVYLLTFIADEDLSVYHYQEFLQVSKNTILADIKKVRERLSKKQLNLEYSRKKGFYLTGLEEQIRIQAHQMIANVVTSISGKWGLTKGLMNYSTIFEADVRSYFFETIKANELVIVPSRIEETIYFMSYVLRRAKTYSFRVDEQVDVTLKELNAFSASQQFLRQFPEIVDSEMEQLYFTLIFMTITQGEIRDTALEYLLECASQIIHEMERLAAIEFKAYRKLLLDLFYHLVPAFFRIKYQFSLANVLTEEIKEQYGEIFTLTKTALCPLEKLVGKPIPDEEVGYFTILFGGEIGNQRELNRVIRYKALVLCPSGISSSLIMQSELKELFPTIDFSLTTTVDQLESIAESEYDVIFSSVPLNTPKKIYLVNPIMSQLEKNNLIRCVQEDLLIPGIVVPSIDEIIETLLPYIELKKDVTKEKIYRILNRKMIKKLKVKEDEKPMLSELLTTDMIQLTDKKLEWEEAIAYAAQPLKTQGKITEGYIEAMIQKVKDYGAFIHIGKGIALPHARPEDGVNQLGMSLLKVEEPVLLLDDPKHDITIFICLAAVDNEMHLKALASLTKILSNKENVEKLLAAKDQETIIQLVKEGESL; this is translated from the coding sequence ATGATTGATTATCGAATGAGTTATCTTATCAATAAGCCGCACGGAGTAGGTTACACCATTCAAGAAATCGAGGAGATCACAGGAATGCCCGCTGAAACGATTATCGATCAGCTAGGGAAACTCAATGAGCAGCTGCAGAAATTTTCCTATGAGCAAGTGTACTGGAAAAAAGACAAAATTTATTTTTCTAAGAGAGTATCTGAGAAATGGTTGGAACTTCATTTTGGAAAGCTAGAAACAGAGATTTTCTATTCGGAGTATGAAAGGCAAGCGCTAGTGTATCTGTTGACGTTTATCGCAGATGAGGATTTATCTGTTTATCATTATCAAGAATTTCTTCAAGTTAGTAAGAATACCATTTTGGCGGATATCAAAAAGGTGCGGGAACGTTTGAGTAAGAAGCAACTCAATTTAGAGTATTCGAGAAAAAAAGGTTTTTATTTGACGGGTCTTGAAGAACAGATTCGTATACAAGCCCATCAAATGATTGCCAATGTGGTTACGTCAATTTCAGGAAAATGGGGTTTGACAAAGGGATTGATGAACTATTCAACCATTTTTGAAGCCGATGTTCGTTCTTATTTTTTTGAGACGATCAAAGCCAATGAGCTAGTGATTGTTCCAAGCCGGATCGAAGAGACGATTTATTTTATGTCTTATGTTTTAAGGCGTGCTAAGACTTATTCTTTTAGAGTGGATGAACAAGTAGACGTTACTTTAAAAGAACTAAATGCTTTTTCAGCAAGTCAGCAATTTTTGAGACAGTTCCCAGAAATAGTAGATTCCGAAATGGAGCAATTATATTTTACTCTAATTTTCATGACGATCACCCAAGGGGAAATCAGAGATACTGCCTTAGAATATTTGCTGGAATGCGCTAGTCAGATCATTCATGAGATGGAACGCTTAGCAGCAATCGAGTTTAAAGCGTATCGAAAATTACTGCTAGATCTGTTTTATCATTTGGTGCCAGCTTTTTTTAGAATCAAGTATCAATTTTCGCTAGCTAATGTATTGACCGAAGAAATAAAAGAACAGTATGGTGAAATATTCACCTTAACCAAAACGGCGCTGTGTCCATTAGAAAAGTTGGTGGGTAAACCAATTCCAGACGAAGAGGTTGGTTATTTTACGATTTTATTTGGTGGTGAAATTGGCAATCAACGGGAGCTAAATCGGGTGATCCGTTATAAAGCATTGGTTTTGTGTCCAAGTGGTATCAGTTCATCCTTAATCATGCAATCAGAATTGAAAGAGCTCTTTCCAACAATCGATTTTAGCTTAACAACAACCGTCGATCAACTCGAAAGTATTGCTGAATCTGAATATGATGTGATTTTTTCTAGCGTTCCATTGAATACACCAAAGAAAATCTATCTAGTCAATCCAATCATGTCTCAATTGGAAAAGAATAATTTAATCCGTTGTGTGCAAGAAGATTTACTGATCCCTGGAATCGTAGTTCCTTCTATAGATGAAATTATCGAGACTTTATTACCGTATATCGAATTAAAAAAAGATGTTACCAAAGAAAAAATTTACCGTATCTTAAATCGCAAAATGATCAAAAAATTGAAAGTGAAAGAAGATGAGAAGCCAATGCTATCGGAGTTGTTAACGACAGATATGATCCAGTTGACGGATAAAAAATTAGAGTGGGAAGAAGCAATTGCTTATGCAGCTCAGCCTTTGAAAACGCAAGGGAAAATTACTGAGGGCTATATTGAAGCAATGATCCAAAAGGTCAAAGATTATGGAGCCTTTATTCATATTGGCAAAGGTATCGCATTGCCTCATGCAAGACCAGAAGATGGGGTCAACCAATTGGGGATGTCTCTTTTAAAAGTGGAAGAGCCTGTTTTACTTTTAGATGACCCAAAGCATGACATTACGATTTTTATCTGTTTGGCAGCTGTAGATAATGAAATGCATTTAAAAGCCTTGGCGAGTTTGACGAAAATTTTATCCAACAAAGAGAATGTAGAGAAATTATTAGCAGCAAAAGACCAAGAAACAATCATTCAGTTAGTAAAGGAAGGAGAATCATTATGA